A single Pseudoxanthomonas sp. DNA region contains:
- the tsaD gene encoding tRNA (adenosine(37)-N6)-threonylcarbamoyltransferase complex transferase subunit TsaD: MKVLGIETSCDETGVAVYDTGRSGAAGLRAHAVYSQIALHAEYGGVVPELASRDHVRKLLPLIRQTLAEAELTTDDLDGVAYTAGPGLVGALLVGAGVARSLAWALDVPAVAVHHMEGHLLAPLMEDDPPDAPFVALLVSGGHTQLVAVEAIGRYRLLGETLDDAAGEAFDKTAKMMGLPYPGGPQLAALAEKGTPGRFRFARPMTDRPGLDFSFSGLKTQVLLAWRDSDQSDQTKADIARGFEDAVVDTLAIKCERALDAAGSDVIVIAGGVGANKRLRARLQDMAARRGGRACFPRPSLCTDNGAMIAFAGALRLQAGQHEPAEVKVTPRWDMATLPAVATVD; the protein is encoded by the coding sequence ATGAAAGTCCTCGGCATCGAAACCAGCTGCGACGAAACCGGCGTGGCCGTCTACGACACCGGCCGGTCCGGCGCCGCCGGGCTGCGTGCCCACGCGGTCTACAGCCAGATCGCCCTGCATGCCGAATACGGCGGCGTGGTGCCGGAACTGGCCAGCCGCGACCACGTCCGCAAGCTGCTCCCCCTGATCCGCCAGACCCTGGCCGAGGCGGAGCTGACGACCGACGACCTGGACGGCGTGGCCTATACGGCCGGCCCGGGACTGGTCGGCGCCCTGCTGGTCGGCGCCGGCGTGGCCCGGTCCCTGGCGTGGGCGCTGGACGTGCCCGCCGTGGCGGTCCATCACATGGAAGGCCATCTGCTGGCGCCATTGATGGAAGACGATCCGCCCGACGCGCCCTTCGTGGCCCTGCTGGTGTCCGGTGGCCACACCCAACTGGTGGCCGTTGAGGCCATCGGCCGCTACCGCCTGCTCGGCGAGACGCTGGACGATGCCGCCGGCGAGGCCTTCGACAAGACCGCCAAGATGATGGGCCTGCCGTACCCGGGCGGTCCGCAACTGGCTGCCCTGGCGGAAAAGGGCACGCCGGGCCGCTTCAGGTTCGCGCGTCCGATGACCGACCGGCCGGGGCTGGACTTCAGTTTCTCCGGCCTGAAGACGCAAGTGCTGCTGGCCTGGCGCGACAGCGACCAGTCCGACCAGACCAAGGCCGATATCGCGCGCGGCTTCGAGGATGCGGTGGTCGACACGCTGGCCATCAAGTGCGAGCGCGCGCTGGACGCTGCCGGCAGCGATGTCATCGTCATCGCCGGTGGCGTGGGCGCCAACAAGCGGCTGCGCGCCAGGCTGCAGGACATGGCGGCCAGGCGCGGCGGCCGTGCCTGTTTCCCCCGCCCGTCGCTCTGCACCGACAACGGCGCGATGATCGCCTTCGCCGGTGCCTTGCGGCTGCAGGCAGGCCAGCACGAGCCGGCCGAAGTGAAGGTCACGCCACGCTGGGACATGGCCACCCTGCCCGCCGTCGCAACGGTCGACTGA
- the rpsU gene encoding 30S ribosomal protein S21 gives MPSVKVRENEPFEFALRRFKRTCEKAGVLAETRKREFYEKPTQERKRKAAAAVKRQLRRSSRDVTKRQRLY, from the coding sequence ATGCCCAGCGTCAAAGTCCGCGAAAACGAGCCGTTTGAGTTTGCGCTGCGTCGCTTCAAGCGCACCTGCGAGAAGGCCGGCGTCCTGGCCGAAACCCGCAAGCGCGAGTTCTACGAGAAGCCGACCCAGGAGCGCAAGCGCAAGGCCGCCGCCGCGGTGAAGCGCCAGCTGCGCCGCAGCTCGCGCGACGTCACCAAGCGCCAGCGCCTGTACTGA
- a CDS encoding GatB/YqeY domain-containing protein produces MSLKQQLTDDMKAAMKAGEKDRLAVIRLINAAIKQKEVDERIELDDAAVLAVLEKMVKQRKDSVTQFEAANREDLAAIERAELAVIDTYLPAKLGEAEILAAIDAAVAETGATGPADMGKLMGVLKPRLAGQADMGQVSALIKKKLAG; encoded by the coding sequence ATGTCCCTGAAACAGCAGCTCACCGATGACATGAAGGCCGCCATGAAGGCCGGCGAGAAGGACCGCCTGGCCGTCATCCGCCTGATCAATGCGGCCATCAAGCAGAAGGAAGTCGACGAGCGGATCGAGCTGGACGACGCCGCCGTGCTCGCCGTACTGGAGAAGATGGTCAAGCAGCGCAAGGACTCGGTGACCCAGTTCGAGGCCGCCAACCGCGAGGACCTGGCCGCCATCGAGCGCGCCGAGCTGGCCGTGATCGACACCTACCTGCCGGCCAAGCTGGGCGAAGCCGAGATCCTGGCCGCCATCGACGCGGCGGTGGCCGAAACCGGCGCCACCGGTCCGGCCGACATGGGCAAGCTGATGGGCGTGCTGAAGCCGCGCCTCGCCGGCCAGGCCGACATGGGCCAGGTCTCTGCGCTGATCAAGAAGAAACTCGCAGGCTGA
- a CDS encoding GNAT family N-acetyltransferase — translation MDTPAITLRPATRADIPQILAFIRGLAEYERLAHEAVATPALLETHLFGERPAAEVVIAEVDGTPAGFALFFVSFSTFLGRPGLYLEDLFVLPDHRGLGLGKRLMVHLARLAVSRGYGRFEWSVLDWNEPAIRFYRRLGAVGLDDWTVQRVTGDALRALARDDA, via the coding sequence ATGGATACCCCCGCCATCACGCTGCGCCCGGCCACCCGCGCCGACATCCCGCAGATCCTCGCGTTCATCCGCGGCCTGGCCGAGTACGAACGGCTCGCCCACGAAGCCGTCGCCACGCCAGCCCTGCTCGAGACGCACCTGTTCGGCGAACGGCCCGCCGCCGAAGTCGTCATCGCGGAGGTCGACGGGACGCCAGCGGGCTTCGCGCTGTTCTTCGTCTCCTTCTCCACCTTCCTCGGCCGGCCGGGGCTGTACCTCGAAGACCTGTTCGTCCTGCCCGACCATCGCGGCCTCGGCCTCGGCAAGCGGCTGATGGTGCATCTCGCGCGACTGGCCGTCTCTCGCGGGTATGGCCGCTTCGAGTGGTCCGTGCTCGACTGGAACGAGCCCGCGATCCGCTTCTACCGTCGGCTCGGCGCCGTCGGCCTGGACGACTGGACCGTGCAACGCGTCACCGGCGACGCATTACGTGCGCTCGCCCGCGACGACGCGTGA
- a CDS encoding YihY/virulence factor BrkB family protein: MEHATRFSTLRARARHAGERLNRSLPAALVRRFVETDLMTQAASLSFYALLSLAPLLILLLWLTASLYPPAQQSLLDQIQQLAGPGAGTVAETVIRNASDRPDIGSLAGWWSTALLFVGATVVFAQLQGALNLIFRTDAQRLNGLAAWLKKRVFSLGVVLAIGFLLVVSMVATTALQVVFARLPSLLPALGYTTTLLLYTLAFAFFYHYLPDRRVAWKQAFLGGAITALLFAAGRYLIGLYLAEAAPGSAYGSMGALVLLLVWIYYASVVFFVGALITAVIDEHGSREASAEE; encoded by the coding sequence ATGGAACATGCCACCCGCTTCAGTACCTTGCGAGCACGGGCGCGCCATGCCGGCGAACGCCTCAACCGCAGCCTGCCCGCCGCGCTGGTGCGGCGCTTCGTCGAAACCGACCTGATGACGCAGGCGGCGTCGCTGTCGTTCTACGCGCTGCTGTCGCTGGCGCCGCTGCTGATCCTGCTGCTGTGGCTGACCGCCTCGCTGTATCCGCCCGCGCAGCAGTCGCTGCTGGACCAGATACAGCAGCTGGCCGGTCCCGGCGCCGGCACCGTGGCCGAGACGGTGATCCGCAACGCCAGCGACCGGCCCGACATCGGGTCGCTGGCCGGCTGGTGGAGCACGGCGCTGCTGTTCGTCGGCGCCACGGTCGTCTTCGCGCAACTGCAGGGCGCCCTCAACCTGATCTTCCGCACCGATGCCCAGCGACTCAACGGACTGGCGGCATGGCTGAAGAAGCGCGTGTTCTCGCTCGGCGTGGTGCTGGCCATCGGCTTCCTGCTGGTGGTGTCGATGGTCGCCACGACCGCATTGCAGGTGGTGTTCGCGCGCCTGCCGTCGCTGCTGCCCGCGCTCGGCTACACCACCACCCTGCTGCTGTACACGCTCGCCTTCGCGTTCTTCTACCACTACCTGCCGGACCGGCGCGTGGCGTGGAAGCAGGCCTTCCTCGGCGGCGCCATCACCGCGTTGCTGTTCGCCGCCGGTCGCTACCTGATCGGCCTGTACCTGGCGGAAGCCGCGCCCGGCAGTGCGTACGGCTCGATGGGCGCGCTGGTCCTGTTGCTGGTGTGGATCTACTACGCCAGCGTGGTGTTCTTCGTCGGCGCGCTGATCACGGCGGTGATCGACGAGCACGGGAGTCGAGAAGCGAGTGCAGAGGAGTGA
- the dld gene encoding D-lactate dehydrogenase — MPVDAPSDEAVLAQLRDAVGRGHVLTGDRATRRYRKGYRFGEGPVLAVVRPGTLLELWRVLQVIVAAGRIVLMQAANTGLTGGSTPDGDGYDRGIVLVSTRRLTGVQLLDGGRQVVCLPGATLDVLEKRLAPLGREPHSVIGSSCIGASVLGGVCNNSGGALVRRGPAYTELALYAQLGEDGVLRLVNHLGIALGDTPEVILSRLQACDYGADDVDHDPAQAASDPHYADHVRQVDAPTPARYNADPSRLHEASGCAGRLAVFAVRLDTFEQDAASVFYLGSNDPDDLTEVRRHLLTAFERLPIAGEYLHRDAFDIGDRYGKDTFLLIDRFGTGRVPAAFALKSRVDGWCERLGMPGLADRVLQSLTAMLPDHLPPRLRAYRDRYEHHLLLKVSTRDAEATRAFLERFFGESYGDFFACDADEGRKAFLLRFAVAGAAVRYRAVHAAQVEDIVALDIALRRDDRAWVETLPAELATTMVARLYYGHFFCHVFHQDYIVKKGVDPLAVEHRLWDLLDARGAEYPAEHNVGHLYRAKPALAGFYRALDPTNTFNPGIGQTSKRAAWEGQV, encoded by the coding sequence ATGCCTGTTGACGCTCCTTCCGATGAGGCCGTGCTGGCGCAACTGCGCGACGCGGTCGGCCGCGGCCATGTGCTGACCGGCGACCGCGCCACGCGCCGCTACCGCAAGGGCTACCGCTTCGGTGAGGGGCCGGTGCTGGCCGTGGTGCGGCCGGGCACGCTGCTGGAGCTGTGGCGGGTACTGCAGGTCATCGTCGCGGCGGGACGCATCGTGCTGATGCAGGCGGCCAATACCGGGCTGACCGGCGGTTCCACGCCGGATGGCGACGGTTACGACCGCGGCATCGTGCTGGTCAGCACACGACGCCTGACCGGCGTGCAGCTGCTCGATGGTGGGCGCCAGGTCGTCTGCCTGCCCGGCGCGACGCTGGACGTGCTGGAGAAGCGGCTCGCGCCGCTGGGCCGCGAGCCGCATTCGGTCATCGGCTCCTCCTGCATCGGCGCGTCCGTGCTCGGTGGCGTCTGCAACAACTCCGGGGGCGCACTGGTGCGGCGCGGGCCCGCCTACACCGAGCTGGCGCTGTATGCGCAGCTCGGCGAAGACGGAGTGCTGCGGCTGGTGAACCATCTCGGCATCGCGCTGGGCGACACGCCGGAAGTCATCCTGTCGCGGCTGCAGGCCTGTGACTACGGCGCCGACGACGTCGACCACGATCCGGCGCAGGCGGCCTCGGATCCGCACTACGCCGACCACGTGCGACAGGTCGACGCGCCCACGCCGGCGCGCTACAACGCCGATCCCTCACGGCTGCACGAGGCGTCGGGGTGCGCGGGACGGCTGGCGGTGTTCGCGGTGCGGCTGGATACGTTCGAACAGGATGCCGCGTCGGTCTTCTACCTCGGCAGCAACGATCCGGACGATCTCACCGAGGTGCGCCGGCACCTGCTGACGGCCTTCGAGCGGTTGCCCATCGCCGGCGAGTACCTGCATCGCGACGCCTTCGACATCGGCGACCGCTACGGCAAGGACACCTTCCTGCTGATCGATCGTTTCGGCACGGGCCGGGTGCCGGCGGCGTTCGCACTGAAGAGCCGCGTGGACGGCTGGTGCGAACGGCTCGGCATGCCGGGGCTGGCGGACCGCGTGCTGCAGTCGCTGACGGCGATGCTGCCGGACCACCTGCCGCCCCGGCTGCGCGCGTACCGCGACCGGTACGAGCATCATCTGCTGCTGAAGGTGTCGACGCGCGATGCGGAGGCGACGCGCGCGTTCCTGGAGCGCTTCTTCGGTGAGAGCTACGGCGATTTCTTCGCCTGCGATGCGGACGAAGGTCGAAAGGCCTTCCTGTTGCGCTTCGCGGTCGCGGGCGCAGCGGTGCGTTACCGCGCCGTGCATGCCGCGCAGGTCGAGGACATCGTCGCGCTGGATATCGCCCTGCGCCGCGACGACCGCGCGTGGGTGGAAACCCTGCCGGCCGAGTTGGCCACCACGATGGTGGCGCGGCTCTACTACGGGCACTTCTTCTGCCACGTGTTCCACCAGGACTACATCGTGAAGAAGGGCGTCGATCCGTTGGCCGTTGAGCATCGCCTGTGGGACCTGCTCGACGCACGCGGCGCCGAATATCCGGCCGAGCACAACGTCGGCCACCTCTACCGCGCCAAGCCGGCGCTGGCCGGGTTCTACCGCGCGCTGGATCCGACCAACACGTTCAACCCCGGGATCGGGCAGACCAGCAAGCGGGCGGCTTGGGAAGGGCAGGTGTGA
- the dnaG gene encoding DNA primase: MARIPDAFIDELLARTDIVEVVGARVPLKRQGKEYSACCPFHDERSPSFTVSPTKQFYHCFGCGAHGTALSFLMNYDRLEFLDAVEELARRTGMEVPRETQQRNENNDTRDLFNALEAAARFFQRHLDGSDKAKAYLDGRGVDAAIRTQFMIGYAPDGFSALKDALGTDERRMKLLDRAGLFSKNDRGHVYDKFRDRVMFPIHDRRGRVIAFGGRVLQKDDGPKYLNSPETALFHKGRELYGLWQVKQANQKIARLVVVEGYMDVVSLFQFGVTEAVATLGTATTPEHAELLFRNAPDVYFCFDGDAAGQRAAWRALESVLPRMKDGRQAFFLFLPDGEDPDTIVRQEGAAGFDTRLQQATPLSQFFFDELAKDIKLSTLDGKARLAERARPLLAQIPDGAFGDLMRQRLTEITGVGAGNANPAPAAPTPARRTAPSRAGQKPSLVRSLIVRLLHKPALALAIESTHGFSALRLAGMELLLELIDLVHARPDITTGVLLEHFAEREEAAALQKLAMQDLPGDEDSWRMEVLDAAVQLEKQMLQQRLDELQAKQRSQGLDETDKYELRTLLQARIGRH, translated from the coding sequence ATGGCCCGCATCCCCGACGCCTTCATCGACGAACTGCTCGCCCGGACGGATATCGTCGAGGTGGTCGGCGCGCGCGTGCCGCTGAAACGGCAGGGCAAGGAGTATTCGGCCTGCTGCCCGTTCCACGATGAGCGCTCGCCGTCGTTCACGGTGTCGCCCACCAAGCAGTTCTACCACTGCTTCGGCTGCGGCGCGCACGGCACCGCGCTGTCGTTCCTGATGAACTACGACCGCCTCGAGTTCCTCGATGCGGTGGAAGAGCTGGCGCGGCGCACCGGCATGGAAGTGCCGCGCGAGACGCAGCAGCGCAACGAGAACAACGATACCCGCGACCTCTTCAACGCACTGGAAGCGGCGGCCCGCTTCTTCCAGCGCCACCTGGACGGCAGCGACAAGGCCAAGGCCTATCTCGACGGCCGCGGCGTGGATGCGGCCATCCGCACGCAGTTCATGATCGGCTACGCGCCGGACGGTTTTTCCGCGTTGAAGGACGCGCTGGGCACCGACGAACGCCGGATGAAGCTGCTCGACCGCGCCGGCCTGTTTTCGAAGAACGACCGCGGCCACGTGTACGACAAGTTCCGCGACCGGGTGATGTTCCCCATCCACGACCGGCGTGGCCGCGTGATCGCCTTCGGCGGCCGCGTGCTGCAGAAGGACGACGGCCCGAAGTACCTCAACTCGCCGGAGACCGCGCTGTTCCACAAGGGCCGCGAGCTGTACGGCCTGTGGCAGGTGAAGCAGGCCAACCAGAAGATCGCGCGGCTGGTGGTAGTGGAGGGCTACATGGACGTGGTGTCGCTGTTCCAGTTCGGCGTGACGGAAGCGGTCGCCACGCTGGGCACGGCGACCACGCCGGAACACGCCGAGCTGCTGTTCCGCAACGCGCCGGATGTCTACTTCTGCTTCGATGGCGATGCCGCCGGCCAGCGTGCCGCCTGGCGTGCGCTCGAGTCGGTGCTGCCGCGCATGAAGGACGGACGGCAGGCGTTCTTCCTGTTCCTGCCCGACGGCGAAGATCCCGACACCATCGTGCGGCAGGAAGGCGCGGCCGGATTCGACACGCGCCTGCAGCAGGCGACACCGCTCTCGCAGTTCTTCTTCGACGAACTGGCCAAGGACATCAAGCTGTCCACGCTCGACGGCAAGGCGCGCCTGGCCGAGCGCGCGCGCCCGCTGCTCGCGCAGATCCCCGACGGCGCGTTCGGCGACCTGATGCGCCAGCGCCTGACCGAGATCACCGGCGTGGGCGCCGGCAACGCCAACCCCGCCCCGGCCGCGCCCACGCCTGCCCGGCGGACGGCGCCGTCGCGGGCCGGCCAGAAACCCAGCCTGGTCCGCAGCCTCATCGTGCGCCTGCTTCACAAACCGGCGCTGGCGCTGGCCATCGAATCGACGCATGGCTTTTCCGCGCTGCGACTGGCCGGCATGGAACTGCTGCTCGAACTGATCGATCTGGTGCACGCGCGTCCGGACATCACCACCGGCGTGCTGCTGGAACACTTCGCCGAGCGCGAGGAAGCCGCCGCGCTGCAGAAGCTGGCGATGCAGGATCTGCCCGGCGACGAGGACAGCTGGCGCATGGAAGTGCTCGACGCCGCCGTGCAGCTCGAAAAGCAGATGCTGCAGCAACGGCTCGACGAACTGCAGGCCAAGCAGCGCAGCCAAGGCCTGGACGAAACCGACAAGTACGAGCTGCGCACCCTGCTGCAGGCCCGTATCGGCCGCCACTGA
- a CDS encoding beta-lactamase hydrolase domain-containing protein, which produces MTRLALLLSTLLAGGLSLAAHATDFTQPRAGLHTGGQPSLEDLARVQSQGVRTVIDLRGAQEDRGYDAAAEARRLGMAYVALPIAGKDDISPANARALQDLLKAQEGDVLLHCASGNRVGALLALGAALEGASQEDALTLGRAAGLTSLEPVVLEQLAEPDAAEPL; this is translated from the coding sequence ATGACACGTCTTGCGCTTCTGCTTTCCACATTGCTGGCCGGCGGCCTGTCGCTCGCGGCGCACGCCACCGACTTCACCCAACCCAGGGCTGGCCTGCATACCGGCGGCCAGCCGTCACTGGAAGACCTCGCGCGAGTGCAATCGCAAGGCGTGCGTACCGTGATCGATCTGCGCGGCGCGCAGGAAGACCGTGGCTACGACGCAGCCGCCGAAGCACGCCGCCTTGGCATGGCGTACGTCGCGCTGCCGATCGCCGGCAAGGACGACATCTCGCCGGCGAATGCCAGGGCGTTGCAGGATCTGCTGAAGGCGCAGGAAGGCGACGTGCTGCTGCACTGCGCCTCGGGGAATCGCGTCGGTGCGCTGCTCGCGCTGGGCGCGGCCCTGGAGGGCGCATCGCAGGAGGATGCGCTGACGTTGGGCCGCGCGGCAGGACTGACCTCGCTGGAGCCGGTGGTGCTGGAGCAGCTGGCGGAGCCGGACGCAGCCGAGCCGTTGTAG
- the cyoE gene encoding heme o synthase, giving the protein MASTFRQYWDLTKPRVVALIVFTAIVGMFLAIDGLPDGSELLRGALGFLGIWLAASSAAAINQLLDARIDAKMARTSWRPLVQGQVKPWQALVFALVLAALSMGILVLWVNTITAILTFASLIGYAVIYTVFLKRATPQNIVIGGIAGAAPPLLGWATMTGMQGEWDWPHALLLVLIIFVWTPPHFWALAIFRREDYARALVPMLPVTHGVTYTRWQILFYTVLLVEVTVLPVVFGMSGFFYLGGALVLGAVFLWYAWRLLDPPDDFFPMRVFNYSIVYLMALFAFLLVDHWVMPMLRPAASAAGIEFVPAG; this is encoded by the coding sequence ATGGCCTCGACGTTCCGCCAGTACTGGGACCTGACCAAGCCGCGGGTGGTGGCGCTGATCGTGTTCACCGCGATCGTCGGCATGTTCCTGGCCATCGATGGCCTGCCGGACGGGTCCGAACTGCTGCGCGGTGCGCTCGGCTTCCTCGGCATCTGGCTGGCCGCCTCCAGCGCCGCCGCGATCAACCAGCTGCTGGATGCGCGCATCGACGCGAAGATGGCGCGCACGTCGTGGCGCCCGCTGGTGCAGGGCCAGGTGAAGCCGTGGCAGGCGCTGGTGTTCGCGCTGGTGCTGGCGGCGCTGTCGATGGGCATCCTGGTGCTGTGGGTCAACACGATCACGGCGATCCTGACCTTCGCCTCGCTGATCGGCTACGCGGTGATCTACACCGTGTTCCTGAAGCGCGCTACGCCGCAGAACATCGTCATCGGCGGTATCGCCGGCGCGGCGCCGCCGCTGCTGGGCTGGGCGACGATGACCGGCATGCAGGGCGAGTGGGACTGGCCGCACGCGCTGCTGCTGGTACTGATCATCTTCGTGTGGACGCCGCCGCACTTCTGGGCGCTGGCGATCTTCCGCCGCGAGGACTACGCACGCGCGCTGGTGCCGATGCTGCCGGTGACGCACGGCGTGACCTATACGCGCTGGCAGATCCTGTTCTACACCGTGCTGCTGGTCGAAGTGACCGTGCTGCCGGTGGTGTTCGGCATGAGCGGCTTCTTCTACCTGGGCGGCGCGCTGGTGCTGGGCGCGGTGTTCCTCTGGTACGCATGGCGCCTGCTGGATCCGCCGGACGACTTCTTCCCGATGCGGGTGTTCAACTATTCCATCGTCTACCTGATGGCGTTGTTCGCGTTCCTGCTGGTCGATCATTGGGTGATGCCGATGCTGCGGCCTGCCGCATCGGCGGCCGGCATCGAGTTCGTGCCGGCGGGGTGA
- a CDS encoding COX15/CtaA family protein gives MNTSARPVIYRHFHRIAWLAVALTLCVVVFGAFVRLSDAGLSCPDWPTCYGRAAWPKAVDEAAAHVASEIRPFETHKAWREQVHRHIAAALGVLVLVLALLAARRRRWGIAQILVAAGLVGAAIPLYMHGEHVQASVLAIIGEAILLFAALRWSNIDLARAGALTLAVIIFQALLGMWTVTWLLKPIVVMGHLLGGLTTFSLLVWMAWRATDRPIRLADAVVLRRWLIGGLALLGIQIALGGWVSANYAALACGLDFPKCVGQWAPPADFREGFVLWRGIGVDYEGGVLDGAARIAIQLAHRIMAVVVALYVLALALRLFRTPGMRSWSLTLLVLIVAQVTLGILNVKLNLPLPVAVAHNAGAVLLLFTLVSLTARLRRPD, from the coding sequence ATGAACACCAGTGCGCGCCCCGTGATCTACCGACACTTCCACCGCATCGCCTGGCTGGCGGTCGCCCTGACGCTGTGCGTCGTGGTGTTCGGCGCTTTCGTGCGCCTGTCCGACGCCGGCCTGAGCTGCCCCGACTGGCCGACCTGCTACGGTCGCGCCGCGTGGCCGAAGGCGGTGGACGAGGCCGCTGCCCACGTGGCCAGCGAGATCCGTCCGTTCGAGACGCACAAGGCGTGGCGCGAACAGGTGCACCGCCACATCGCCGCCGCGCTCGGCGTGCTGGTGCTGGTGCTGGCCCTGCTGGCGGCGCGTCGCCGCCGCTGGGGCATCGCGCAGATCCTCGTCGCCGCAGGCCTGGTCGGTGCGGCGATTCCGCTGTACATGCACGGCGAACACGTGCAGGCGTCGGTGTTGGCGATCATCGGCGAAGCGATCCTGCTGTTCGCCGCGTTGCGCTGGTCGAACATCGATCTCGCGCGCGCTGGCGCATTGACGCTGGCGGTGATCATCTTCCAGGCGCTGCTCGGCATGTGGACGGTGACGTGGCTGCTGAAGCCGATCGTGGTGATGGGCCACCTGCTCGGTGGCCTGACCACGTTCTCGCTGCTGGTGTGGATGGCGTGGCGCGCAACCGACCGGCCGATCCGGCTGGCCGACGCCGTCGTGCTGCGGCGCTGGCTGATCGGTGGTCTGGCGCTGCTCGGTATCCAGATCGCCCTGGGCGGCTGGGTCAGTGCCAACTATGCGGCGCTGGCATGCGGTCTGGATTTCCCCAAGTGCGTGGGCCAGTGGGCGCCGCCGGCGGACTTCCGCGAGGGCTTCGTGCTGTGGCGGGGGATCGGCGTGGATTACGAGGGCGGCGTGCTCGATGGCGCGGCGCGCATCGCGATCCAGCTGGCCCACCGCATCATGGCGGTGGTGGTGGCGCTGTACGTGCTGGCGCTGGCGCTGCGCCTGTTCCGCACGCCGGGCATGCGCAGCTGGTCGCTGACGCTGCTGGTGCTGATCGTCGCGCAGGTCACGCTGGGCATCCTCAACGTCAAGCTCAACCTGCCGCTGCCGGTCGCGGTGGCGCACAACGCCGGCGCGGTGCTGCTGCTGTTCACCCTGGTGTCGCTGACCGCGCGCCTGCGCAGGCCCGATTGA
- a CDS encoding SURF1 family protein: MSRRMPLPVGWTLAVLAMSLFGSLGAWQWGRAEQKQAMLADTARILAERRAQPLALAADPARAQAYDWVEGDGEFLPAPAILLDNQTRDRRAGVRAYRVFQPASAGAPLLVELGWLPVPGDRAMPAVAAPPGQRRIAGLLVPPPSEGIAHAPPSTQPDGSLLVIALQPPALAQALGLSSLAPRVLKLDPDLPLGHARDLEILPNTLPPERHIGYAVQWFGLAGAVLVTALLLTWRSRRVALQGH; this comes from the coding sequence GTGAGCCGCCGCATGCCGCTGCCGGTCGGCTGGACTTTGGCCGTGCTGGCGATGTCGCTGTTCGGCAGCCTGGGCGCCTGGCAGTGGGGCCGGGCCGAGCAGAAGCAGGCCATGCTCGCGGACACCGCCCGCATACTGGCCGAGCGCCGGGCGCAGCCGCTGGCGCTGGCAGCGGATCCCGCGCGTGCGCAGGCCTACGACTGGGTCGAGGGCGATGGCGAATTCCTGCCCGCGCCGGCCATCCTGCTCGACAACCAGACCCGTGACCGTCGGGCCGGCGTGCGTGCTTATCGCGTCTTCCAACCTGCCAGCGCGGGCGCGCCGCTGCTGGTGGAACTGGGCTGGCTGCCCGTGCCGGGCGACCGCGCCATGCCCGCCGTGGCGGCGCCGCCCGGGCAGCGGCGCATCGCGGGCTTGCTGGTCCCGCCCCCCTCGGAGGGCATCGCCCACGCGCCGCCCAGCACGCAGCCGGATGGCAGCCTGCTGGTGATCGCGTTGCAACCGCCGGCGCTGGCACAGGCGCTGGGGCTGTCGTCGCTGGCGCCGCGGGTGTTGAAGCTGGATCCGGACCTGCCGCTGGGCCATGCCCGCGACCTGGAGATCCTGCCCAATACCCTGCCGCCGGAGCGCCACATCGGCTACGCGGTGCAATGGTTCGGACTGGCCGGGGCGGTGCTGGTGACCGCGCTGCTGCTGACCTGGCGCAGCCGGCGGGTTGCGCTACAGGGTCATTGA
- a CDS encoding twin transmembrane helix small protein yields MNDSLKTLLIIAFLILIVWNLGAGLYYMLVDKGESKRTVNALTRRIALSVGLILLVVVAIKMGWIQPHGINPG; encoded by the coding sequence ATGAACGATTCGCTGAAAACCCTGCTGATCATCGCCTTCCTCATCCTCATCGTCTGGAACCTGGGCGCCGGCCTGTACTACATGCTGGTGGACAAGGGCGAGAGCAAGCGCACGGTCAATGCGCTGACCCGCCGCATCGCACTGTCCGTGGGCCTGATCCTGCTGGTGGTCGTGGCCATCAAGATGGGCTGGATCCAGCCGCATGGGATCAATCCGGGCTGA